A stretch of Natronococcus sp. CG52 DNA encodes these proteins:
- a CDS encoding DUF7126 family protein, protein MSTNAIVAGPDEDEIGDALEAEGVDVTRVNGVVSRPSLEEAGIVDTDLYVLTDVGQATTIPIACDLNDEIRTVTYTRDTVPEFVRGQLDLAIDPRLMDAAIVAEELVD, encoded by the coding sequence ATGAGCACGAACGCCATCGTCGCCGGCCCCGACGAGGACGAAATCGGCGACGCGCTCGAGGCCGAAGGCGTCGACGTCACCCGCGTCAACGGCGTCGTCTCGCGACCCTCGCTCGAGGAGGCGGGGATCGTCGACACGGACCTCTACGTCCTGACGGACGTCGGCCAGGCGACGACGATTCCGATCGCCTGCGACCTGAACGACGAGATTCGGACCGTCACGTACACTCGAGACACGGTTCCGGAGTTCGTTCGCGGACAGCTCGACCTCGCGATCGATCCGCGGCTGATGGACGCGGCGATCGTCGCCGAGGAACTGGTCGACTGA
- a CDS encoding 5-formyltetrahydrofolate cyclo-ligase has translation MPTSDGDGSGEKEEIRERVWDDLEDSGVARFPFPPHGRIPNFAGAEEAADRLADQPEWEAATTIKANPDAPQLPVRRRALRAGKTVYMAVPRLSDERCFLKLDPDVLEDYDAATTVSGSSKHGEQVGPEAVESIDLIVSGSVAVIDDGDRIGKGEGYSDLEYAVLRELGLVDETTPVATTVHERQVVDDDVATGDHDVSMGLIVTPERVRRPPAREQPSGIDWDLLADERLEEIPVLERVRDREPDR, from the coding sequence ATGCCGACGAGTGACGGAGACGGTTCCGGCGAGAAAGAGGAGATCCGCGAACGCGTCTGGGACGACCTCGAGGACAGTGGCGTCGCCCGATTTCCGTTCCCGCCCCACGGACGGATTCCCAACTTCGCCGGCGCCGAGGAGGCGGCCGACCGGCTCGCCGACCAGCCCGAGTGGGAGGCGGCGACGACCATCAAGGCGAACCCCGACGCGCCGCAGCTTCCGGTTCGGCGCCGGGCGCTGCGCGCGGGGAAGACCGTCTACATGGCGGTCCCGCGGCTCAGCGACGAGCGGTGTTTCCTGAAACTCGATCCCGACGTCCTCGAGGACTACGACGCGGCGACGACCGTCTCGGGCTCGTCGAAACACGGCGAGCAGGTGGGCCCGGAAGCGGTCGAGTCGATCGATCTTATCGTCTCCGGGAGCGTTGCCGTGATCGATGACGGCGACCGAATCGGAAAGGGAGAGGGGTACAGCGACCTCGAGTACGCCGTGCTCCGAGAACTCGGACTCGTCGACGAGACGACGCCGGTCGCCACGACGGTCCACGAACGGCAGGTGGTCGACGACGACGTCGCGACCGGCGATCACGACGTCTCGATGGGCCTGATCGTCACGCCCGAGCGCGTGCGTCGACCGCCGGCGCGCGAGCAGCCGTCCGGCATCGACTGGGACCTGCTCGCGGACGAGCGACTCGAGGAGATTCCAGTTCTGGAGCGGGTTCGGGATCGGGAACCGGACCGATAG
- a CDS encoding MogA/MoaB family molybdenum cofactor biosynthesis protein, which yields MTQSNEEENGPIGGPIGTGLVTVATNRSIDTGAAAAEIATVLEENGCEVVMQEHIDSDYDKIQSVVSRLVDRDDVDMIVTSGGTSIEPEDATLEAVDPLIEKDLTAFSELFTTVAYEEFGTQVVAARTAAGVSEEVPVFCLPGNRDAVRLGLEEIILPEARHLVILAREGTSEESSETETGTTEGEENDADE from the coding sequence ATGACCCAGTCGAACGAGGAAGAAAACGGCCCGATCGGCGGTCCGATCGGGACCGGCCTCGTCACCGTCGCGACGAATCGCTCCATCGACACCGGCGCCGCCGCCGCCGAGATCGCCACGGTCCTCGAGGAGAACGGCTGCGAGGTCGTCATGCAGGAACACATCGACAGCGACTACGACAAGATCCAGTCGGTCGTCTCCCGACTGGTCGACCGTGACGACGTCGATATGATCGTCACCAGCGGCGGGACCAGTATCGAGCCCGAGGACGCAACCCTGGAGGCCGTCGATCCGCTGATCGAGAAGGATCTCACCGCGTTCAGCGAACTGTTCACGACGGTCGCCTACGAGGAGTTCGGAACCCAGGTCGTCGCCGCACGAACGGCCGCGGGCGTCTCCGAGGAGGTGCCGGTGTTCTGTCTCCCCGGTAACCGCGACGCGGTCCGACTCGGCCTCGAGGAGATCATCCTGCCGGAGGCGCGCCACCTCGTGATCCTCGCCCGCGAGGGCACGAGCGAGGAGTCGTCGGAGACGGAAACCGGCACCACCGAGGGCGAGGAGAACGATGCCGACGAGTGA
- a CDS encoding zinc-binding dehydrogenase, which yields MQAVKVTEHGDTGVIEYGEYPDPEVGRNEVLVDVKAGALNHLDVWVRRGLPTLDLEMPHVPGSDAAGVVEEVGEDVTRFEPGDRVALTAGVNCGDCEFCRDGDPTLCVNFHLIGEHVPGVHAEYAAVPENNLIPVPEGVDWITAGSTSLVFQTAWRLLIDRADLEAGEKVLVLGASGGVGHAAVQIADYAGAEVYATGSTETKLEHARELGADRVVNYEQRNFAEWVRSETGGRGVDVVVDYIGAGTWRDSIKSLAKNGRLVTCGGTAGGNPETDIPRIFWNQLQIIGSTMGTPGQVDDVMELVWDGTFEPAVREVLPMSETARAHEIIESREGFGKVVVRPDSEL from the coding sequence ATGCAAGCGGTCAAAGTCACCGAACACGGCGACACCGGCGTCATCGAGTACGGCGAGTATCCCGATCCCGAGGTGGGCCGCAACGAGGTGCTGGTCGACGTGAAAGCCGGCGCGCTCAACCACCTCGACGTGTGGGTGCGCCGCGGACTGCCGACGCTCGACCTCGAGATGCCCCACGTACCGGGCAGCGACGCCGCCGGCGTCGTCGAGGAGGTCGGGGAGGACGTCACGCGCTTCGAACCCGGTGACCGCGTCGCGCTCACGGCGGGGGTCAACTGCGGTGACTGCGAGTTCTGCCGCGACGGCGATCCGACGCTCTGTGTCAACTTCCACCTGATCGGCGAACACGTCCCCGGCGTCCACGCCGAGTACGCCGCGGTTCCCGAGAACAACCTCATACCGGTCCCCGAGGGCGTCGACTGGATCACCGCCGGTTCGACCTCGCTCGTCTTCCAGACCGCCTGGCGACTGCTGATCGACCGCGCGGATCTCGAGGCCGGCGAGAAGGTGCTCGTCCTGGGCGCGAGCGGCGGCGTCGGACACGCGGCCGTCCAGATCGCCGACTACGCGGGCGCGGAGGTGTACGCCACCGGCAGCACGGAGACGAAACTCGAGCACGCCCGCGAACTCGGCGCGGACCGCGTCGTCAACTACGAGCAACGGAACTTCGCGGAGTGGGTCCGCAGCGAGACCGGCGGCCGGGGCGTCGACGTCGTCGTCGACTACATCGGCGCCGGCACCTGGCGCGACTCGATCAAGAGCCTCGCGAAGAACGGCCGACTGGTGACCTGCGGCGGGACGGCCGGCGGAAACCCCGAGACCGACATTCCGCGGATCTTTTGGAACCAGCTGCAGATCATCGGCTCGACCATGGGGACGCCGGGCCAGGTCGACGACGTGATGGAACTCGTCTGGGACGGCACCTTCGAACCCGCGGTCCGCGAGGTGTTGCCGATGAGCGAGACCGCGCGCGCCCACGAGATCATCGAATCCCGCGAGGGGTTCGGCAAGGTCGTCGTCCGCCCGGACAGCGAACTGTAG
- a CDS encoding ketopantoate reductase family protein, which yields MKIAVIGAGALGCLFGGRLAAAGHDVWLLHRRKESARTLSTAGIAIRQNGDAPLTVEVNATTTASDVGTADLALVLVRAHQTETALADHATCIGSETWVLSLQNGLRNYDYLLGQVESERAFCGVTYEAAIAEEPGVVTRTSAGLTTFGGGDAVARTTIRETLTDAGFDVESVTDPRSVIWEKGALVLATAPVLTLTGCPVARLTTDPLDGVVTRLLTEAARVATSHGIDVDVAAIRQTIASMARSHAAHRVSMAQNVEQGRRTEIEELNGVILEMAETADIAVPSNTLVTALINGAERCS from the coding sequence ATGAAAATCGCGGTCATCGGCGCAGGGGCGCTCGGGTGTCTGTTCGGCGGACGACTCGCTGCCGCCGGTCACGATGTGTGGCTTCTCCACCGCAGGAAGGAGAGCGCCCGTACCCTCTCGACAGCGGGAATCGCCATCCGTCAAAACGGGGATGCACCGCTGACAGTCGAAGTTAACGCGACGACGACTGCCAGTGACGTGGGGACAGCCGACTTGGCCCTCGTCCTGGTTCGGGCACACCAAACCGAGACGGCGCTGGCCGATCACGCGACGTGCATCGGGTCGGAGACGTGGGTGCTGTCGCTGCAGAACGGACTTCGAAATTACGACTATCTTCTCGGTCAGGTCGAAAGCGAACGGGCGTTCTGTGGGGTCACCTACGAAGCAGCGATCGCAGAGGAACCGGGCGTCGTCACCCGTACGTCCGCCGGACTGACGACGTTCGGCGGTGGAGACGCGGTTGCCCGCACGACGATTCGGGAAACGCTTACGGACGCGGGATTTGATGTCGAGTCCGTCACCGACCCCCGATCGGTCATCTGGGAAAAAGGTGCGCTCGTGTTGGCAACGGCACCCGTACTGACGCTGACGGGATGCCCGGTCGCACGGTTGACAACCGACCCGCTGGACGGTGTGGTTACGCGACTCCTGACGGAAGCAGCCCGCGTCGCCACCAGCCACGGGATCGACGTCGACGTGGCTGCGATACGGCAAACGATCGCGTCGATGGCCCGCTCACACGCCGCTCACAGGGTGAGCATGGCACAGAATGTCGAGCAGGGGCGGCGAACGGAGATCGAGGAGTTGAACGGAGTGATTCTCGAGATGGCGGAGACCGCAGATATCGCTGTACCCTCGAACACGCTCGTGACGGCGCTTATCAACGGAGCTGAACGGTGTTCGTGA
- a CDS encoding NUDIX hydrolase: MSTQEDDHPHENAKQDVIAVDGDDTELELVNRLEAHTGDGVRHRAFTSLVFDRDDNILLAQRAPDKRLWGTYWDGTVASHPVQGQSQEEATKQRLEEELGVTPDQYDDVRLTDRFEYKRYFENAGVEHEVCAVLKLTLSDRSLDPDEEEVAGLMWVPYDRLHSNPEWYRQLRLCPWFEIAMRRDVQSE; encoded by the coding sequence ATGAGCACGCAAGAGGACGATCACCCCCACGAGAACGCAAAGCAGGACGTGATCGCCGTCGACGGAGACGACACCGAACTCGAACTCGTCAATCGACTCGAGGCCCACACCGGCGACGGCGTCCGTCATCGGGCCTTCACCTCGCTCGTCTTCGACCGGGACGACAACATCCTGCTGGCGCAGCGCGCACCCGACAAGCGCCTCTGGGGCACCTACTGGGACGGCACCGTCGCCTCCCACCCCGTCCAGGGACAGAGCCAGGAGGAGGCGACCAAGCAGCGACTCGAGGAGGAACTCGGGGTCACGCCCGACCAGTACGACGACGTGCGACTGACCGATCGCTTCGAGTACAAGCGCTACTTCGAGAACGCGGGCGTCGAACACGAGGTCTGCGCCGTCCTGAAGCTGACGCTGTCGGATCGGAGCCTCGATCCCGACGAGGAGGAGGTCGCCGGCCTGATGTGGGTTCCCTACGACCGTCTGCACTCGAACCCCGAGTGGTACCGACAGCTTCGTCTCTGTCCGTGGTTCGAGATCGCGATGCGCCGAGACGTCCAGTCGGAGTAG
- a CDS encoding diacylglycerol/lipid kinase family protein, producing MQADGTDGRVLVLNPASGSEDHVDDVVELAAEHGFDVRKTEEAGDARRLAREAAPDADLVAAAGGDGTVNEVVGGVVAASALETTTVAVIPAGTGNNFASNVGLEGIEHAFEVIEYGQRRRIDLGLANDRSFVNSCVGGVTAEASGETSSEGKREFGVLAYVLNTFETVRSFDSLPLRVTTADGPNGEVAESWTGKAMFVLVGNCRRFTGARTAQANVEDGLFEVTIVEEAATVDLLGEAALERLFNRENTHIVRRRTPSLTIESLHDSVEYSLDGEMLETETLELETKPTAVEVAVGDDYRPNPDEDEDDGWPFDA from the coding sequence ATGCAAGCAGACGGCACGGACGGACGCGTGCTCGTCCTCAACCCCGCTAGCGGCAGCGAGGACCACGTCGACGACGTCGTCGAACTGGCCGCCGAGCACGGATTCGACGTGCGAAAGACCGAGGAGGCCGGCGACGCGCGGCGACTCGCTCGCGAGGCCGCACCGGACGCCGACCTCGTCGCCGCGGCCGGCGGTGACGGAACCGTCAACGAGGTCGTCGGCGGCGTCGTGGCCGCCAGCGCACTCGAGACGACGACCGTCGCCGTCATCCCCGCGGGGACGGGTAACAATTTCGCGTCGAACGTCGGCCTGGAGGGGATCGAACACGCGTTCGAGGTGATCGAGTACGGGCAGCGACGGAGGATCGACCTCGGACTCGCGAACGACCGGTCGTTCGTCAACTCCTGCGTCGGCGGCGTCACCGCCGAGGCCAGCGGAGAGACGTCTTCCGAGGGGAAACGGGAGTTCGGCGTCCTCGCGTACGTCCTGAACACGTTCGAGACGGTCAGGTCGTTCGACTCGCTCCCCCTGCGGGTGACGACCGCCGACGGTCCGAACGGGGAGGTCGCCGAATCGTGGACGGGAAAGGCGATGTTCGTCCTGGTCGGGAACTGTCGACGGTTCACCGGCGCGCGAACCGCACAGGCGAACGTCGAAGACGGACTCTTCGAAGTCACGATCGTCGAGGAGGCTGCGACCGTCGACCTGCTCGGTGAGGCGGCACTCGAGCGCCTGTTCAACCGCGAGAACACGCACATCGTCCGTCGACGGACGCCCTCGCTCACTATCGAGAGCCTCCACGATTCGGTCGAGTACAGCCTCGACGGCGAGATGCTAGAGACCGAAACCCTCGAACTCGAGACGAAGCCGACGGCGGTCGAGGTCGCCGTCGGGGACGACTATCGCCCGAACCCAGATGAGGACGAGGACGACGGATGGCCGTTCGACGCCTGA
- a CDS encoding PHP domain-containing protein — MYAVDLHTHTRFFHGHRALGDRFDPVGVRLLARMAQYRGLEGIATTNHDYFSPLDPPAEVVTVPGIEITTDHGHVLVVGPDPPAETEPGELTPGEAVELAHDRDCAAIVAHPFRNSTVRELEDVPFDAIEVNGKHPRSRPLVERLADERELPLVGGSDAHYPFEVGRAYTTVDADRLTPKAVADAIRDGRVDARISRSTLDQVLRRGYRTIHRRKQVIDAMKPPTPGVGTPPGEGSDEELDGVRTDRSDTRGDGADDGTAGPD; from the coding sequence ATGTACGCTGTGGACCTGCACACTCACACGCGGTTCTTCCACGGTCACCGGGCGCTGGGCGATCGGTTCGATCCGGTGGGCGTTCGATTGCTCGCGCGAATGGCCCAGTACCGCGGTCTCGAGGGGATCGCGACGACCAATCACGACTACTTCTCGCCGCTCGATCCGCCCGCGGAGGTCGTCACCGTGCCGGGGATCGAGATTACGACCGACCACGGCCACGTCCTCGTCGTGGGTCCCGACCCGCCCGCCGAGACGGAACCCGGCGAACTCACGCCGGGTGAAGCGGTCGAGTTGGCCCACGACCGCGACTGTGCCGCGATCGTCGCCCATCCGTTTCGCAACAGCACGGTCCGGGAACTCGAGGACGTGCCGTTCGACGCGATCGAGGTCAACGGCAAACACCCGCGTTCGCGGCCGCTCGTCGAACGGTTGGCCGACGAGCGAGAATTACCCCTGGTCGGCGGCAGCGACGCCCACTATCCCTTCGAGGTCGGTCGGGCGTACACGACCGTCGACGCCGACCGTCTCACGCCGAAGGCGGTCGCCGATGCGATCCGGGACGGGCGCGTCGACGCGAGGATCTCCCGATCGACGCTGGATCAGGTGCTTCGACGAGGGTACCGGACGATCCATCGGCGAAAGCAGGTGATAGACGCGATGAAACCGCCGACGCCCGGCGTCGGTACGCCGCCCGGCGAGGGGTCGGACGAGGAACTCGACGGCGTCCGGACCGACCGGTCGGACACCCGCGGTGACGGGGCGGACGACGGTACCGCTGGACCTGACTAA
- a CDS encoding Lrp/AsnC family transcriptional regulator gives MDDLDRQILDTLRRDARTPYTEIADEVGTSEGTVRNRVERMMDEDVIERFTISTHTGNVKAMIEVSVAVDVDTKGISERMAEWEEVDFVWMVSGEQDVVLVVDAADTRGVNDLITQARDQEEVVSTKTRLILDEQLG, from the coding sequence ATGGACGATCTGGACCGACAGATTCTCGATACGCTTCGGCGGGACGCCCGGACGCCGTACACGGAGATCGCCGACGAAGTCGGGACGAGCGAGGGAACCGTCCGGAACCGCGTCGAACGGATGATGGACGAGGACGTGATCGAACGGTTCACGATCTCGACGCACACCGGGAACGTCAAGGCGATGATCGAAGTCAGCGTCGCGGTCGACGTCGATACCAAGGGCATCTCGGAACGAATGGCCGAGTGGGAGGAGGTCGACTTCGTCTGGATGGTCTCCGGCGAGCAGGACGTCGTGCTCGTCGTCGACGCCGCCGACACCCGCGGCGTGAACGACCTCATCACGCAGGCTCGAGACCAGGAGGAGGTCGTGAGTACGAAGACCCGGTTGATTCTGGACGAACAGCTGGGTTAG
- the carA gene encoding glutamine-hydrolyzing carbamoyl-phosphate synthase small subunit, giving the protein MTVAYVALEGGHVIEGRGRAPGTARGELVFTTAYTGYEESLTDPSYEEQVLTFSYPLIGNYGVREERFEDGRVHPRAVLARELTEDVAAWLAEEGVPAVDHLDTREVVTDIRDGGAMKCGIAVGEDATEEDALAELEACKEMSEHTEIGAQVSVDEPVVRGADNDGETVALIDCGAKGSIVDSLVARDATVRVLPHDASVEEVEAVDPDVLFVSNGPGDPANYEQAVALVEAFVEDTPVAGICLGQQIVARALGGTTEKMAFGHRGVNQPVLDLESGRVVMTTQNHGYTVAEPGDHLEVSQINVNDDTPEGLDGLEYDVITRQYHPEANPGPEDTLDFFDDVLAMADSRSQRTVPADD; this is encoded by the coding sequence ATGACAGTTGCCTACGTTGCGCTGGAGGGTGGCCACGTAATCGAGGGTCGTGGTCGTGCTCCGGGAACCGCTCGTGGCGAACTCGTTTTCACGACAGCCTACACCGGCTACGAAGAGAGCCTGACCGACCCATCCTACGAGGAACAGGTCCTGACCTTTTCGTACCCGCTGATCGGGAACTACGGCGTCCGCGAGGAGCGCTTCGAGGACGGCCGCGTCCACCCGCGCGCCGTGCTCGCGCGAGAACTCACCGAGGACGTCGCGGCGTGGCTCGCCGAGGAGGGCGTTCCGGCCGTCGACCACCTCGACACCCGCGAGGTCGTCACCGACATCCGCGACGGCGGCGCGATGAAGTGCGGTATCGCCGTCGGCGAGGACGCCACCGAGGAGGACGCCCTGGCCGAACTCGAGGCCTGCAAGGAGATGAGCGAACACACCGAGATCGGCGCCCAGGTCAGCGTCGACGAACCCGTCGTTCGCGGCGCCGACAACGACGGCGAGACCGTCGCGCTGATCGACTGCGGCGCGAAGGGCTCGATCGTCGACTCGCTGGTCGCCCGCGACGCGACGGTCCGCGTCCTGCCACACGATGCGAGCGTCGAAGAGGTCGAGGCGGTCGATCCCGACGTTCTGTTCGTCTCGAACGGTCCCGGAGATCCGGCCAACTACGAGCAAGCGGTCGCGCTCGTCGAAGCGTTCGTCGAGGACACGCCGGTCGCCGGTATCTGTCTCGGCCAGCAGATCGTCGCCCGCGCGCTCGGCGGCACCACCGAGAAGATGGCCTTCGGCCACCGCGGCGTCAACCAGCCCGTCCTCGACCTCGAGTCGGGCCGGGTCGTCATGACGACACAGAACCACGGCTACACGGTCGCCGAACCCGGCGACCACCTCGAGGTCTCTCAGATCAACGTCAACGACGACACGCCGGAGGGACTCGACGGACTCGAGTACGACGTCATCACCCGCCAGTACCACCCCGAGGCCAACCCCGGTCCGGAGGACACCCTCGACTTCTTCGACGACGTCCTCGCGATGGCGGACTCTCGATCGCAACGAACCGTTCCAGCGGACGACTGA
- a CDS encoding ABC transporter substrate-binding protein, translating to MRRASGFDRTRREVIATSVAVGSAAVAGCVSGTDPGESNEDDTATNDPYTVTMAPAGEVEFDDVPENAFVTFPQYADMMVALGHDEAANTLFAPEMAGPTMNSFYDHLEGVGFEWDGLSNPLEQGLVRERLYDLDSDVHFLDPSYVLTTEGDWDESDIDEIAESIGPWVGNFHSGVHSDPADAYADSYEYYTLWELFETVAAVFQERERYEALEAAYDDLRSHIESNLPPESERPTAARVTLGDGEFYTYHLNAPGFWQADTRPLGARDALADREWSGDWGVLDYEAMAEADPDVILHLWGITPQYSIESVRDALEDHPVGSDLTAVRNERVVAGGMRYQGPLMNLFQLEMTAKQLYPERFGEWPGYVAAESYPDIPADERLFDRQRVADIVTGDR from the coding sequence ATGAGGAGAGCAAGCGGGTTCGATCGAACCAGACGAGAGGTGATCGCGACGAGCGTCGCAGTCGGCAGCGCAGCCGTGGCCGGGTGTGTGAGCGGAACCGATCCCGGAGAATCGAACGAGGACGACACCGCAACGAACGATCCGTACACGGTAACGATGGCTCCCGCGGGTGAAGTCGAGTTCGACGACGTTCCCGAGAACGCCTTCGTCACGTTTCCACAGTACGCGGACATGATGGTCGCACTCGGCCACGACGAGGCGGCAAACACCCTGTTCGCACCCGAGATGGCGGGGCCGACGATGAACTCGTTCTACGACCACCTCGAGGGCGTCGGCTTCGAGTGGGACGGCCTGTCGAATCCGCTCGAGCAGGGACTCGTCAGAGAACGGCTTTACGACCTCGATAGCGACGTTCACTTCCTCGATCCGTCGTACGTGCTGACGACCGAGGGCGACTGGGACGAATCCGATATCGACGAAATAGCCGAGTCGATCGGCCCGTGGGTCGGGAACTTTCACAGCGGCGTTCACAGCGACCCGGCGGACGCGTACGCCGACAGCTACGAGTACTACACGCTCTGGGAACTCTTCGAAACGGTTGCCGCGGTTTTTCAGGAACGCGAGCGTTACGAGGCGCTCGAGGCGGCGTACGACGACCTCCGGTCGCATATCGAGTCGAACCTCCCGCCCGAGAGCGAACGGCCGACGGCCGCGCGGGTCACGCTCGGTGACGGCGAGTTCTACACCTACCACCTCAACGCACCCGGCTTCTGGCAAGCGGACACGCGACCGCTCGGCGCACGCGACGCCCTCGCCGACCGCGAGTGGTCGGGCGACTGGGGGGTCCTGGACTACGAGGCGATGGCCGAAGCCGATCCGGATGTTATCCTCCACCTCTGGGGAATCACGCCGCAGTACTCCATCGAGAGCGTTCGCGACGCACTCGAGGACCACCCCGTCGGCAGCGATCTGACCGCAGTCCGGAACGAACGCGTCGTCGCCGGCGGAATGCGCTATCAGGGTCCGCTCATGAATCTGTTCCAACTCGAGATGACCGCCAAACAGCTCTATCCGGAACGGTTCGGCGAGTGGCCGGGCTACGTGGCCGCCGAATCCTATCCCGATATCCCGGCCGACGAGCGGCTGTTCGACCGCCAGCGCGTCGCGGACATCGTCACTGGGGACCGCTGA
- a CDS encoding SIMPL domain-containing protein has protein sequence MNRRQFLAGSGAVVTVATAGCVTNAFGSDNPGSTTRSTGTDDNEIVVSTSGEATADPDAATLSVGAEASGDTAEEVTDELAARAEALREAFDDLGIPEENVEEGRYRVHPQRRRDGDTAGYEGQHSFQLTLEDVDRVGEIIDELTAAGADDVGRVTFSLQDETHDEIRKEAIDDALANADDEARHIADNRGVTITGTKAVETGDVRLNTVRVAADVAEDDAADGPPTEIDADPVSVTASVTVTYGFE, from the coding sequence ATGAATCGACGACAGTTCCTCGCAGGATCGGGCGCCGTCGTTACCGTGGCGACGGCCGGCTGCGTGACGAACGCGTTCGGGAGCGACAACCCCGGATCGACGACGCGATCCACCGGTACCGACGACAACGAAATCGTGGTCAGCACCAGCGGCGAGGCCACGGCCGACCCCGACGCGGCGACCCTCAGCGTCGGCGCCGAAGCGAGCGGCGATACCGCAGAGGAGGTCACCGACGAGTTAGCCGCGCGGGCCGAGGCGCTTCGCGAGGCGTTCGACGACCTCGGGATTCCCGAGGAGAACGTCGAGGAGGGACGGTATCGCGTTCACCCCCAGCGCAGACGGGACGGTGACACGGCGGGGTACGAGGGGCAGCACTCGTTCCAGCTTACGCTCGAGGATGTCGACCGCGTCGGCGAAATTATCGACGAACTAACCGCCGCCGGAGCCGACGACGTCGGCCGCGTGACCTTCAGTCTGCAGGACGAGACGCACGACGAGATCCGGAAGGAGGCGATCGACGACGCGCTGGCGAACGCGGACGACGAGGCCCGACACATCGCCGACAACCGCGGCGTCACGATCACAGGAACGAAAGCGGTCGAAACCGGCGACGTCCGGCTGAATACGGTCCGAGTCGCGGCCGACGTCGCCGAGGACGACGCCGCCGACGGACCACCGACGGAGATCGACGCCGATCCGGTGAGCGTGACCGCGTCGGTGACAGTCACCTACGGCTTCGAGTAA
- a CDS encoding universal stress protein, which produces MPNARLLVPVANPETADRLLDTAVDIAADRDLEVLVLTVVTVPMQLSLEQARSEFDVAGRESMVTEAVDRVRGYGISATGRIRFGRSVAGGIRGIASKESVETILLGWRGRPRRRDVVLGSHIDDVLADAPCDVLVKRIDRDRRAVSSVLVPVAGGPNTEFAAETAGALARAHDARIELVTVVPDREEATVAEARDFLDRTAPALGAVESVEQTVFEGSVVETIVDRSADHDVTVVGAAEGGFLRRALVGDVPEAIGQEADGVVLMAKRRRDVSDALWRRIRNRLR; this is translated from the coding sequence ATGCCGAACGCTCGTCTGCTCGTTCCCGTCGCGAACCCGGAAACCGCGGATCGGTTGCTCGACACCGCGGTCGATATCGCCGCCGATCGCGACCTCGAGGTCCTCGTGCTTACCGTCGTCACCGTTCCGATGCAACTGTCGCTCGAGCAGGCTCGCAGCGAGTTCGACGTCGCAGGCCGGGAGTCGATGGTCACCGAGGCGGTCGACCGCGTTCGCGGCTACGGAATCTCGGCGACCGGTCGGATCAGGTTCGGGCGGAGCGTCGCAGGCGGCATCCGAGGCATCGCATCGAAGGAGTCCGTTGAGACGATCCTGCTCGGCTGGCGCGGCCGTCCTCGCCGCCGAGACGTCGTACTGGGTAGCCACATCGACGACGTGCTGGCCGACGCGCCGTGTGATGTCCTCGTCAAGCGGATCGATCGCGACCGACGCGCCGTCTCGTCCGTCCTCGTTCCCGTCGCCGGCGGTCCCAACACCGAGTTCGCCGCGGAAACCGCCGGCGCGCTCGCCCGCGCTCACGACGCTCGGATCGAACTCGTGACCGTCGTCCCGGACCGCGAGGAGGCGACCGTCGCCGAAGCGCGGGACTTCCTCGACCGAACGGCACCCGCGCTGGGAGCCGTCGAGTCGGTCGAGCAGACCGTCTTCGAGGGCTCCGTCGTCGAGACGATCGTCGATCGCTCGGCCGATCACGACGTGACCGTCGTCGGCGCGGCCGAGGGTGGATTCCTGCGACGTGCGCTCGTCGGCGACGTTCCCGAAGCGATCGGTCAAGAAGCCGATGGCGTCGTCCTCATGGCTAAACGGCGGCGGGACGTCTCGGATGCGCTGTGGCGGCGGATCCGGAATCGGCTGCGGTGA